CTCGCCGCCCAGGGCGTGGCGGACCCGGAGGAACGCACGGTGACGCTGCTGGCCTGTGTGGACGGTCTGGTCTTCGACCGGCTGGTGAACGGCGGACGGGTGCAGGAAGGGGAGATCCGCGCCCTCGTGACGGCGGCTCTGCGGTGAGCCGTACACAACCGACCTGACTGGTATGGCAGTTGAGGGTGACGGGTGCTCGGCCGGTCACGGTGGTACCGCCCGCAGTGCGCGCAGCACCGACCAGACGACCGAGACCATCGGGACCGCCACCACGGCACCGATCACCCCCGCGATGATGCTGCCGGCGATCACCGACACCGCGACGACGAGCGGATGCAGCCGTACCGCCCAGCTCATCACCAGCGGATGCAGCACATGTCCCTCCAGCTGGCCGATCACGACGATGAGCGCCAGCACGGCCGCCGCCGTCAGCGGTCCGCGCCCGGCCAGCGCGACGATCGTGGCGACGGCGAGCGCGACCGGCGAGCCCACCAGCGGCACGAACGTGGCGAAGAACTCCAGCAGGGTCAGCGGCAGCGCGAGCGGCACCCGCAGCACGAGCAGCGCGATACCGACGAGCACGGCATTGGTGCCGGCCACGATGATGATGCCGCGCGTGTACCCGGAAAAGGCCAGCCAGGCGGCGCGGCCCGCCCGGTCCCACGCCGGACGGGCGCCGCTCGGCAACAGGTGGTCGCGGATCCAGGCCCACAGGCGCTCGCCGGAATGGATGAAGAACACCGAGGAGAACAGCGCGAGCGCGGCCCCGGTCGCCACCTCGACCACCCGGCTCAGCCCGCTGACGGCGCGGCTGAGCAGGCTGGCCCGGTGCGCGGTCAGATAGTGCGTCACCTGGTTCTCCAGCGCGGACAGCCGGCCGGGGCTCAGTCGGAACGGAGGCCGCTGCAGCCACTCCTCGATGCGGTGCACACCGCCCCGGAACTCACCCGCCAGCCGGGCCGACTCGCCCGCCACGGCGTTGCCCACCAGGGCGAGCAGGGTCAGCAGGAGCAGCAGACTGCCCACGAGCGACACGGCGACGCACAGCGGCCGCGGCAGGAGCCGGTCGAGCAGGTCCGTCAGCGGGCGCAGTACGGCGGTGATGATCAGCGCGAGGAAAAGGGCGACGGCGATGAGCTGGAAGCTGCCGAGGATGCTGAAGACGCCGTAGACGACGAACCCGACGAGGATGAGCCGCCAGGCGTAGGCCGCCCCGACCCGCAGCCATGGCACGGTCCGCTCGGCCACCGGCACCGGCACCGGCACCGGCTCGGGCCGCGGGACGGGCGGGAGCCGCACGGAGTACGCGGGCCGGCTGCCCAGCACCCGCCCCCTGCGGCGCCCGTCACCCGGCCCGGCCGCCCGCCGACGCGCATCGCCCACCACCGATCCCGGCTCCTCTCCGTCACCTCTGATGACGGTCACATGTACAGACCGTAAGCGCGCGTCGAGGGAGGGGCGCGCGCAAGGCAGCCGGGGGCGGTTTCCCCCGGACGGCGACGTTTGGCGGCCGGACCTCGACGACGCGGGCGAGGGGTGACCCGGCTTCCGCTGTACCGACGGAGGCCGGCCGGCGCATGTGACCGCGGCTCTCACATGTCCCCCTCCGGGCATCCGCGCGGCACGATGGTCCCTGCCTGCGCGCTTGCCGTACGAGATCACCTCGACGGGCGGCGCCGGAAGAGGGAGGTCACAGGACTTTCACAAACGCCGTGGGTGGGGAGGACCGGCCGGGGCACCCGGAAGATGTAGTCGGCAGAGAGGGATCCTCCCGTGATCGCCATCGCCGTGCTTCTGCTCCCCGTCCTCAGCATCCTGCTGTACGGCCTCGACCAGGTCGAGGACCGATGGATCCTGCGGCCCCCGGCGCCCCACCGCACCAGACCCCACCGGCACCGGCGTATGAAGGCGGGCCGTCACTGAACCCGTCGTCGGGGCCTCGCCCGAGTCGGTGGCGTACCGCCGGTAGCGCACGATCGCCCTGCCGAGTTCGATCCGCTCCGGTTCGGGGAGCGTCCCGCCCTGGGCGTAGTCCAGGATGTGCCCGGCGAGCGTCCGCAGTTTGGTGTTGGTGCGCTGGGAGACGTCCCGAAGCGCACGCCAGGCCTCTTCCGGGGCGATCTGCCCGAGGACGACCACGGCTCCGATGGCCTGGTCGATGACCGCGTGCGAGGACACGGCGGTCCGCAACTGATCGTTCTCGTTCGTCAGCCGGTCGTACTCCGAGACGAGCCGGGTGCACGAGAGCAGGAGCAGAGGCTGGTGCCGGGAGAGGGCGAAGAAGGCCATGGGACCCCTTTGCGGGAGGGGAGGCGTCACTGCTACGCCTGCCCTCGGGGGCGCTTGCACACACATTGACCAGCATCCTGGGGCACCATCACGCCGTTCGGACCGCACCGAGCGGCGTACGCATCCGTGCGCCCCTCCCGGCCCGCGGCGCCGCTGTGCCCCGGCTCTCCTGGGCCGCGCCGGTGCGCCGGCTGTCAGCCCTCCCGGCCCGCGCGGCCGGTGCGCTCGGCGCCCTCCGTCGCCCGGCCCACCGGCAACAGGTCCCGGATGTCCGAGGGCAGTGCCCCGGCCATCCGCTCGGTCAGCTCCGGGGCGAGCGCGGCGTCGAGCACCTCCATCACGGCGGCGGCCTCCCGCAGGGCCGTGTCCTCGTCGGTGCCCGCCCGGTCGGCGATGCGCCCGGCGAAGACGGTCAGCCCGAACCGCTCGCCCGACGTGCCGGAGTCGGCCCCGGCCGCCATGTCGGCCGCCTCCCGCATCGCCGCCGCCATGTCGGGCGGCAACTGGGCGGCCACATGACGGGCCAGCCCGGACGGCAGCCGCTCCGACAGCGTGCTGACCACCGCGTGCGCGGCCCGTTCGGCTGAACCCCGGTCCGGCAGCTGGGCCAGTGCCTGCACCTTTCCGATCATCTCGTCGTGCCGCATGAGGCCGCTTCCTTCCTCACGAAGTCCTGACGGTGCCAGTCCTGACGGTGCCGTACGCCGTGGCCGAGGGCGAGGCCCGAATCCCGGCCCGGTGGGCGCGCATGCGCCCGGCACCGGCCACGGCCTTCCGCGGCACCGGCCGAGTACCCGGCCGCCGCGACCGGTACCCGGCAAAGGGGGAGTCACGGTCCCGTCCCGGGGTAGGCGTCGGCGGCGGACCATCGAACAACCCGGACGACGGCGGAGCGACATGCGAGGTGTGCATGGCAGGAGCGGGGCTGGCGGCACCGTTGTGGGACGTGCACAACGGGCAGGGGCTGCGGCAGCTTGCCGAGCTGGGGCTGGCGCTGCTGCTGTCCAGTCTGATCGGCTGGGAGCGGGCGGCGCAACAGAAGAGCGCCGGACTGCGCACGCACACGCTGGTCGGCATCGCCAGCGCGCTGATGATGGAGGTGTCCCAGCACGGGTTCACCGCGGTGCTGGGGCTGGAGAACGTCTCCTTCGACCCCTCCCGCGTCGCGGCGCAGATCGTCTCCGGCATCGGCTTCATCGGCGGCGGCCTGATCTTCGTACGACGGGACGCCGTACGGGGCCTGACCACGGCCGCCACCATCTGGCTGACCTGCGCGGTCGGCATGGCCTGCGGCGGAGGACTGCCGATTCTCGCGCTGGCGGTGACGGCGCTGCACTTCCTCGTGGTGCGGGGTTATCCGCTCTTCATGTCCCGTCTCGTCCCCGGCACGGCCACCGCCACCTTCGAGGCGCGCCTGACCTACCGGACCGGAGCGGCCCTGCTGCCGCGCCTGATGCAGACCTGCACCGGGCGCGGTTTCCGGATCGTGCAGGTCAAGGTCGAACGGCTGCCCGGCCGCACGGACGACGCGGCGCGGGTGCTGCTGGAGCTGGAGGGTGCCGAGAACCCGACCGAACTGGCGTCGGAGCTGTTTCAGGACGAGGGCGTGCTCGATGTCGAGGTGAGCGCGGCGGCGGACGACGAATAGCGGGCGGCGAACGGGACGTCGCCCTGGTCGTCGTACCGCGCGGCGTCCGTCGCCAGGAGTCCACCACGGGGCGCGGGCAGCCGGGGCCGCACCGAGTCCCCTGGGGTGCGGCGACACGCGGGGGCGTGGGCGATGCCACATATGACCTGCTTCGCACCCCCTCCCTGAGCTGACCGGCGCCGGGCTACCGTTGCGTCGGTCCCCTGTTCCCTTTTGCATCCCGGACGGCCCGGCTGTGCCCACTGATCTGTCCTCCGTCATCGCCGCGACGGCGCGCTGGCTGACGGTCGCCTATCCCGCCAGCGGCGGCGCGCTGGCCTCCGCCCTGTGCGAGGCGCAGGCCCGGCAGGCCGTGACCGTCGCCGCATGGCTGCGCTACCCGACCGAGATGGACGCGGCCCTGGTCACGATGGCCGGTCCCGGCGGTGCCGCCCGTCTGGACTGGATCACCGGTGCCGAGCGGGCGGCCGAGGACGGCGAGGGCGACGACTGGGCGTGGCGGACCTGGGTGGACGAGGTCGTGGCCAGCTGGGCGGCCGGTCTGCTCACCGATCCCGAGCTGGCCGCACTGGCCGTCGCCGCGCTCGCCGACGGCGAGCACACCGCGGGCACCCCGGCCGAGTTCCGGCGCCTGCTCACCCCCGACGACGGCGACCGGCGCGCCGCCGCACTGCTGCGCCACCCCGACCTCCTCGCCCCTGTGGTCGAGCTCCACCTCGACCAGCTCCTGGACCGGCTCGGACCGGACAGCACCCTCGCCGCCTGAGCACCCGGCCCACCGGAACGGCCCCTGAAGGTGGTGGCCCCGTGACATACGATCCGGATGGAGGAAGAGAGCCGACAGAGGCGGACAAAACAGCGCGGCGGTTCTTCACGGCACCCCGGTCAGGGACGACGATGCCGTGTCATGGACATTTTGCTCGTCGCCAGTGCGTTCAACAGCCTCACCCAGCGCGTGTACGCCGAACTGACGGACCACGGACATCGCGTGGACGTCGTCCTCGCCTCGCACGGCGCCGAACCGGTCCGGGCCGCCCTCCAGGAACTGCGGCCGGAACTGGTCATCGCGCCGATGCTCAGGACGGCCCTGCCCGAGGAGGTGTGGCGCGACCACACCTGTCTGATCGTGCATCCGGGGCCGCCCGGTGACCGCGGCCCGTCCTCGCTGGACTGGGCGATCGCCGAGGGGGCGGCGCAGTGGGGCGTGACGGTCCTGCAGGCCGAGGCGGCGATGGACGCGGGCCCGATCTGGGCCGCGGAGCCGTTCCCCGTACCGGCCGTCGGCAAGAGCGACCTGTACCGCAGCGAGGCCTCCGACGCCGCCGTCACCGCCGTCCTCACCGCCGTACGGCGCTACGCCGAGGGCTCCTACAAGCCCCGGCCGCAGACCGACGACTCCATCAGCGTGCTGTGGCGCGAGGCCTTCCGCCAGGAGCGGCGCCGCATCGACTGGGAGCGGGACGACACCGCGACGGTCCTGCGTAAACTCCGCGGCGCCGACTCACAGCCCGGTGTCCTCGACGAACTCCTCGGCCGGGAGGTGTTCCTGCACGGCGGGTATGCCGAGGACCGGCTGCACGGGCGCCCCGGCGAGCTCCTCGCCCGGCGCGCGGGCGCCGTCTGCCGGGCCACCCGGGACGGCGCCGTCTGGATCCCGGAACTCCGCCCCCGCAGGAACTCCGGCGACCCCGCGCCCTTCCGCCGCCCGGCCGCCGCCGTGCTCGCCGCCTGGGAACCGTCCCTCGAACTCCCGGAGGCGCCCGTCCCGCTGAACCTTCCGCCCGACCGGCGCACCTGGACCGACATCCGCTACCGGCAGCACGGCGACGTCGGCTTCCTCGGCTTCTCCTTCCCCGGCGGCGCCATGAGCACCGAGCAGTGCCGCCGGCTGCTCGCCGCCTACCGGCACGCGCTGACGCACCCCACCCGCGTCCTCGTGCTCGGCGGGGACCGCGACTTCTTCTCCAACGGCATCCACCTGAACGTCATCGAGGCGGCCCCCGACCCGGCCCGGGAGTCGTGGATCAACCTCAACGCCATGGACGACCTGGTCGAGGCGGTGCTGCACACCACCGACCGGCTGGTGGTGGCCGCGCTCGCCGGCAACGCGGCGGCCGGCGGCGCCATGCTCGCCCTCGCCGCCGACGAGGTCTGGTGCCGCACCGGCGTCGTCCTCAATCCGCACTACCGGCGCATGGGCCTGTACGGCTCCGAGTACTGGACGTACAGCCTGCCGCGCCGCGTCGGCGCGGCACACGCCCACCGGCTGACCACCGAAGCCCTGCCCGTCAGCGCCGCGTCCGCCGAACGGCTGGGGCTCGTGGACCGGCTCGTACCGGCCGCGCCCGGCGACTTCCCGGCCGAGGTCCGGCAGCTGGCGGCCGAACTCGCCGCCTCACCCTTCGTGGAGGCGCGGATCGCCGCCAAGGCCGCGGCCCGGGCCGCGGCCGAGCGCGAACGCCCGCTCGCCGCGTACCGCGAGGCCGAACTGGCCCGCATGCACACCATCTTCTCCGACCCCGACGCCCCCTACCACGCCCTGCGCTCCGCCTTCGTCCGCAAGACCCCGTCCGGCTCACCCCGGCCGCTGACCCCGCCCGCAGGAGGCCTGCGGTGACGCCGCGCCTCCTGGTGGCGGGCGTCGGCAACATCTTCCTCGCCGACGACGCCTTCGGCCCCGAGGTGATCCGCGCCCTCGCCCACCGCCCGCTGCCGCCCGAGGTACGGGTGCACGACTACGGCATCCGGGGCCTGGACCTGGCCTACGACCTGCTCGACGGATACGACACCGCCGTCCTGGTCGACACCGCCCGGCGCGGACACACCCCCGGCACCCTCTGCCTCATCGAGGCCGAGGCGCCCGACGGCACCGTCGTACCCGAGGCCCACGGCATGGACCCGGCGAAGGTACTGGCCCTGGCCGCGCACCTCGGCGAGGAGCCGCTGCCCCGTGTCCTCGTCCTGGCCTGTGAGCCCGAGCTGCTGCCGGCCGGCGACGAGGACCTCCTGCCCGGGCTCAGCGCACCGGTCCGGGAAGCCGTCGCCCCGGCCGTGGACGCCCTGCACGCGCTCGTCCGGACCTTGCTCGCCGACCCCGCCGCGCCAGCACCCCCGTTGGGCCGCCCGATGGAATCCGGGCCCCCGCGCCCGGCTGCGCTGCCCGGTACGGCGGCCGGATGAGCGGAAGATCGGTGGAGTCCGGGCCGCAAGGAAGCGGCCGGGGCTCCACCGCCGTATCCGAGGAGCAGCGCCCATGTGCCGGTCCGACGTCAGACAGGCCGTCCTGGCGAAGAACGACGATCTCGCCGCGGAGCTGCGCGCCGGCCTCGCCCGGCAGGGCGTGACCGTCGTCAACCTGCTGTCCAGCCCCGGCAGCGGCAAGACCGAGCTCCTCGGGCAGGTCCTGGCCCGCGCGGTGCGGCGGGGCGTTCCGGTGGCGGCGCTGACCGCCGACCTGGCCACCGAGAACGACGCCGTCCGGCTGGCCCGCTCCGGCGCCCCCGTCCAGCAGCTGCTCACCGACGGACTGTGCCACCTGGAGGCCCGTCAGGTCCGGGCCCGGCTGACCGGCTGGCTGCCCGCGGACACCGCCGTGCTCTTCGTGGAGAACGTCGGCAACCTCGTCTGCCCGGCCGCGTACGACCTCGGCGAGACCCTGCGGATCGTGCTGATGGCGGTCACCGAGGGCGAGGACAAACCGCTGAAATACCCGACCGCGTTCGGCTCCGCCCATCTGGTGGTGATCACCAAGACGGACCTCGCCGAGCCGGCCGGCTTCGACGAGACCGCCTTCCGGACGCACGTCCACCAGGTCAACCCGGGCGTGGAGATCGTACGGTCCTGCGCGCGCACCGGCGACGGTGCCGACCTCCTCCTGGACCGCGCCCTCGCCGCCCGGGAGGGGACCCCGCACCACCCGCCGCTCGCCCCGCATCCACACGGCCACCACCACACCGCGCCCGCCGTATGACGGCCCCCGCGACCGGCCTGGTGCGCCGGCGGCTCACCGTGCGCGGCACCGTGCAGGGAGTCGGCTTCCGGCCGCATGTGCACCGACTGGCCGCCGGACTGGGCCTGGCCGGGTTCGTGGGGAACACCGGCGACGGCGTGATCGTCGAGGTCGAGGGCCCCGCGGACGACGTCGACCGTTTCTGCGCCGCGCTGGCGGAACAGCCGCCGCCCCTGGCCACCGTGGGAGGCATCGCCGCCGAGGACCTGCCCGCCGCCGGCGACACCGGCCCCTTTACGATCCGCTCCACCGAGCGGGCCGCGGGCCGCACCCACCTGCCACCCGACACCGCGACCTGCGCCGACTGCCTGCGTGAACTGGCCGATCCGGCCGACCGGCGGCACCGGCACCCGTTCATCACCTGCACCCACTGCGGGCCGCGCTTCACCATCGCCACCGGGATGCCGTACGACCGCGAGGCCACCACCATGGCCGGCTTCCCGATGTGCCCCTCCTGCTCCCGCGAGTACGGCGATCCCGCCGACCGGCGCTTCCACGCCCAGCCCGTCGCCTGCCCCGCGTGCGGACCACGGCTCACCCTGGTCCCGGGCCTGGCCGGCCTGCGCCCGGCCCGGGGCGCGCACGCCCTCGCCACGGCCCGCGCGCTGCTGGCCGCCGGGCGGATCGTCGCCGTCAAGGGGCTCGGCGGCTACCACCTGGCCTGCGACGCCACCGACGAGCGGGCCGTGGCCACCCTGCGCCGCCGCAAGGAACGGGGCGGCAAGGCCTTCGCGGTGATGTGCGCGGACCTGGCCACCGCCGAGCTGATCGCGGTCCTCTCCGCCGCCGAGCGGGTCGCGCTGACCAGCGCCCGCCGACCCATCGTCCTGCTGCGCAGACGCACACCGACGGACGGCCTCCGCCTCGCCGACCAGGTCTGCCCGGGCAGCCCGCACGTGGGCGTGATACTGCCCTACACCCCTGTCCACACCCTGCTGTTCGGGCTGCCCGGCCATCCGCCCGGTCCCCGGGCGCTGGTGATGACGAGCGGCAACCGCTCCGGCGAGCCGATCGTCACCGACGACGCCGAGGCACTGACCCGGCTGGCCGGGCTGGCCGACGCCTGGCTCGCCCACGACCGGCCCATCGCCGCGCCCTGTGACGACTCCCTGCTGCGGGTCCGACCGGACGGCACCGAGCAGGTCCTCAGGCGTTCGCGCGGTTACGTCCCCCGTCCGCTGCGCCTGCCCCTCGCGGTGCCGCCCGTGCTCGCGGCCGGCGGCGATCTGAAGAACGTCCTGTGCCTGGGGGAGGGCGACCAGGCCTGGTTCGGGCCGCACATCGGTGACATGGGCGACCTGGCGACCCTCGAGGCGGCAGAGCGGGCCGAGCGGCACCTGACCCGCCTGACCGGGGTCAGCCCCCGGCTCGTGGCCGCCGACCGGCACCCCGGCTACCACTCGACCGGCTGGGCTCGGCGCCGCGCCTCGGGGATGCCGGTGCGGCTGGTCCAGCACCACCACGCCCACATCGCCTCCGCGATGGCCGAGCACGGCCTGGACGGCACCACACCGGTGATCGGCGTCGCCTTCGACGGCACCGGCTACGGCGACGACGGGACCGTGTGGGGCGGCGAGGTGCTGCTCGCCGACTACACCGGCTACCGGCGCTTCGCCCGCCTCACCCCCGCCCCGCTGCCCGGCGGCGACGCCGGTGTGGCCAACCCCTGCCGGCTGGCGCTGGCCCGGTTGTGGGCGGCAAAGCTGCCGTGGGACCCGGACCTGCCGAGCGTCGAGGCTTGCACCGAGGTAGAACTCGCCGTACTGAGGCGGCAGTTGGACCGCCGGGTGGCATGGGTGCCGACGTCCAGCATGGGCCGTCTGTTCGACGCGGTGTCCTCTCTGACCGGTGTGTGCCAGCGGGCGGGATACGAGGCACAGGCCGCGCTGGAGCTGGAGGCGGCGGCGCTGGAGGCCGCGGACGCGGACTCGGTGGCGTACCCCTTCGCCCTCGCCGACGAGGGCGTCCTCGCCTGCGACCCCGCACCGATGCTGAGGGCCCTGCTCGCCGATCGGCGGCGCGGCACCCCGGCACCGGTCCTCGCGGCCCGCTTCCACCGGGGTGTCGCCCGCGCCGTCGCCGGGATCTGTCACCGCGCCCGCGCGGAGACCGGCCTGACCACGGTCGCCCTCACCGGAGGCGTCTTCGCCAACGGCCTGCTGGAGGAGGAGATCGCCTCGCTGCTGACCCGAGCGGGGTTTCCGGTCCTGCGGCACGGCGAAGTCCCCCCGAACGACGGAGGGCTGGCGCTCGGTCAGCTCATGGTCGCGGGAAGAGCACACAACCACGAGACGGAGTGACGCATGTGTCTGGCAGTGCCCGGAAAGGTCGTGTCCATCGACCATCGCGCCGACCCCATGACCGGGCTGATCGACTTCGGCGGAGTGCGTAAACAGGCGTGCCTGGAATACCTGCCCGACGTCCGGGTGGGGGAGTACGTCATCGTCCACGTCGGCTTCGCCCTGCAGCGCCTGGACGAGGAGTCGGCTCGGGCGTCCCTGGAGCTGTTCGAGCAACTGGGGTTGCTGGAAGAGGAGTTCGGGGACGCCTGGGAGCAGGCGGCCCGGCAGGAGAACGGGAGTGAGGCCCGGTGAAGTACATCGACGAGTTCAACGACCCGGACCTGGCGCGCCGGTTGCTGGAGGAGATCCATGCCACGGCCACCCGGCCCTGGGCGCTGATGGAGGTCTGCGGCGGCCAGACCCACTCCATCATCCGGCACGGCATCGACCAACTCCTGCCCGAACAGGTGGAGTTGATCCACGGGCCCGGCTGTCCGGTGTGTGTCACACCGCTCGACGTCATCGACAAGGCCCTGGAGATCGCCGCCCGCCCCGAGGTGATCTTCTGTTCCTTCGGCGACATGCTGCGGGTGCCCGGCACCGACCGGGACCTGTTCCGGGTCAAAGGCGAGGGCGGTGACGTACGCGTGGTGTACTCGCCGCTGGACGCGCTCGACCTCGCCCGCAGGAACCCGGGCCGCCAGGTCGTGTTCTTCGCCATCGGCTTCGAGACGACCGCCCCCGCCAACGCCATGGCCGTCCACCAGGCCCGCCGCCTGGGCCTGGACAATTTCAGCCTGCTGGTCTCCCATGTCCGGGTCCCACCCGCGATCGAGGCCATCATGACCGCGCCGGAATGCCGGGTGCAGGGCTTCCTCGCCGCCGGGCACGTATGCAGCGTGATGGGCACCGCCGAGTACCCGGAGCTGGCCGAGAGGCACCGCGTGCCGATCGTCGTCACCGGCTTCGAGCCGCTGGACATCCTGGAAGGGATCCGCCGCGCCGTACACCAGCTGGAGCGCGGTGAGCACCGGGTGGAGAACGCCTACCCGCGCGCGGTGCGCGAGCAGGGCAACCCGGCGGCCCTGAGCATGCTGG
Above is a genomic segment from Streptomyces fodineus containing:
- a CDS encoding AI-2E family transporter, translating into MTVIRGDGEEPGSVVGDARRRAAGPGDGRRRGRVLGSRPAYSVRLPPVPRPEPVPVPVPVAERTVPWLRVGAAYAWRLILVGFVVYGVFSILGSFQLIAVALFLALIITAVLRPLTDLLDRLLPRPLCVAVSLVGSLLLLLTLLALVGNAVAGESARLAGEFRGGVHRIEEWLQRPPFRLSPGRLSALENQVTHYLTAHRASLLSRAVSGLSRVVEVATGAALALFSSVFFIHSGERLWAWIRDHLLPSGARPAWDRAGRAAWLAFSGYTRGIIIVAGTNAVLVGIALLVLRVPLALPLTLLEFFATFVPLVGSPVALAVATIVALAGRGPLTAAAVLALIVVIGQLEGHVLHPLVMSWAVRLHPLVVAVSVIAGSIIAGVIGAVVAVPMVSVVWSVLRALRAVPP
- a CDS encoding ANTAR domain-containing protein; this encodes MAFFALSRHQPLLLLSCTRLVSEYDRLTNENDQLRTAVSSHAVIDQAIGAVVVLGQIAPEEAWRALRDVSQRTNTKLRTLAGHILDYAQGGTLPEPERIELGRAIVRYRRYATDSGEAPTTGSVTARLHTPVPVGSGAVGRRGPQDPSVLDLVEAVQQDAEDGEQKHGDGDHGRIPLCRLHLPGAPAGPPHPRRL
- a CDS encoding DUF2267 domain-containing protein — protein: MRHDEMIGKVQALAQLPDRGSAERAAHAVVSTLSERLPSGLARHVAAQLPPDMAAAMREAADMAAGADSGTSGERFGLTVFAGRIADRAGTDEDTALREAAAVMEVLDAALAPELTERMAGALPSDIRDLLPVGRATEGAERTGRAGREG
- a CDS encoding MgtC/SapB family protein, which encodes MAGAGLAAPLWDVHNGQGLRQLAELGLALLLSSLIGWERAAQQKSAGLRTHTLVGIASALMMEVSQHGFTAVLGLENVSFDPSRVAAQIVSGIGFIGGGLIFVRRDAVRGLTTAATIWLTCAVGMACGGGLPILALAVTALHFLVVRGYPLFMSRLVPGTATATFEARLTYRTGAALLPRLMQTCTGRGFRIVQVKVERLPGRTDDAARVLLELEGAENPTELASELFQDEGVLDVEVSAAADDE
- a CDS encoding hydrogenase maturation protein, which codes for MDILLVASAFNSLTQRVYAELTDHGHRVDVVLASHGAEPVRAALQELRPELVIAPMLRTALPEEVWRDHTCLIVHPGPPGDRGPSSLDWAIAEGAAQWGVTVLQAEAAMDAGPIWAAEPFPVPAVGKSDLYRSEASDAAVTAVLTAVRRYAEGSYKPRPQTDDSISVLWREAFRQERRRIDWERDDTATVLRKLRGADSQPGVLDELLGREVFLHGGYAEDRLHGRPGELLARRAGAVCRATRDGAVWIPELRPRRNSGDPAPFRRPAAAVLAAWEPSLELPEAPVPLNLPPDRRTWTDIRYRQHGDVGFLGFSFPGGAMSTEQCRRLLAAYRHALTHPTRVLVLGGDRDFFSNGIHLNVIEAAPDPARESWINLNAMDDLVEAVLHTTDRLVVAALAGNAAAGGAMLALAADEVWCRTGVVLNPHYRRMGLYGSEYWTYSLPRRVGAAHAHRLTTEALPVSAASAERLGLVDRLVPAAPGDFPAEVRQLAAELAASPFVEARIAAKAAARAAAERERPLAAYREAELARMHTIFSDPDAPYHALRSAFVRKTPSGSPRPLTPPAGGLR
- a CDS encoding hydrogenase maturation protease, with protein sequence MTPRLLVAGVGNIFLADDAFGPEVIRALAHRPLPPEVRVHDYGIRGLDLAYDLLDGYDTAVLVDTARRGHTPGTLCLIEAEAPDGTVVPEAHGMDPAKVLALAAHLGEEPLPRVLVLACEPELLPAGDEDLLPGLSAPVREAVAPAVDALHALVRTLLADPAAPAPPLGRPMESGPPRPAALPGTAAG
- the hypB gene encoding hydrogenase nickel incorporation protein HypB, whose amino-acid sequence is MCRSDVRQAVLAKNDDLAAELRAGLARQGVTVVNLLSSPGSGKTELLGQVLARAVRRGVPVAALTADLATENDAVRLARSGAPVQQLLTDGLCHLEARQVRARLTGWLPADTAVLFVENVGNLVCPAAYDLGETLRIVLMAVTEGEDKPLKYPTAFGSAHLVVITKTDLAEPAGFDETAFRTHVHQVNPGVEIVRSCARTGDGADLLLDRALAAREGTPHHPPLAPHPHGHHHTAPAV
- the hypF gene encoding carbamoyltransferase HypF, with protein sequence MTAPATGLVRRRLTVRGTVQGVGFRPHVHRLAAGLGLAGFVGNTGDGVIVEVEGPADDVDRFCAALAEQPPPLATVGGIAAEDLPAAGDTGPFTIRSTERAAGRTHLPPDTATCADCLRELADPADRRHRHPFITCTHCGPRFTIATGMPYDREATTMAGFPMCPSCSREYGDPADRRFHAQPVACPACGPRLTLVPGLAGLRPARGAHALATARALLAAGRIVAVKGLGGYHLACDATDERAVATLRRRKERGGKAFAVMCADLATAELIAVLSAAERVALTSARRPIVLLRRRTPTDGLRLADQVCPGSPHVGVILPYTPVHTLLFGLPGHPPGPRALVMTSGNRSGEPIVTDDAEALTRLAGLADAWLAHDRPIAAPCDDSLLRVRPDGTEQVLRRSRGYVPRPLRLPLAVPPVLAAGGDLKNVLCLGEGDQAWFGPHIGDMGDLATLEAAERAERHLTRLTGVSPRLVAADRHPGYHSTGWARRRASGMPVRLVQHHHAHIASAMAEHGLDGTTPVIGVAFDGTGYGDDGTVWGGEVLLADYTGYRRFARLTPAPLPGGDAGVANPCRLALARLWAAKLPWDPDLPSVEACTEVELAVLRRQLDRRVAWVPTSSMGRLFDAVSSLTGVCQRAGYEAQAALELEAAALEAADADSVAYPFALADEGVLACDPAPMLRALLADRRRGTPAPVLAARFHRGVARAVAGICHRARAETGLTTVALTGGVFANGLLEEEIASLLTRAGFPVLRHGEVPPNDGGLALGQLMVAGRAHNHETE
- a CDS encoding HypC/HybG/HupF family hydrogenase formation chaperone, which codes for MCLAVPGKVVSIDHRADPMTGLIDFGGVRKQACLEYLPDVRVGEYVIVHVGFALQRLDEESARASLELFEQLGLLEEEFGDAWEQAARQENGSEAR
- the hypD gene encoding hydrogenase formation protein HypD; the encoded protein is MKYIDEFNDPDLARRLLEEIHATATRPWALMEVCGGQTHSIIRHGIDQLLPEQVELIHGPGCPVCVTPLDVIDKALEIAARPEVIFCSFGDMLRVPGTDRDLFRVKGEGGDVRVVYSPLDALDLARRNPGRQVVFFAIGFETTAPANAMAVHQARRLGLDNFSLLVSHVRVPPAIEAIMTAPECRVQGFLAAGHVCSVMGTAEYPELAERHRVPIVVTGFEPLDILEGIRRAVHQLERGEHRVENAYPRAVREQGNPAALSMLEEVFEVVDRNWRGIGRIPASGWRLSDAFRAYDAEYRFDVTGIRTEEPAVCRAGEVLQGLIKPTECEAFGTACTPRTPLGATMVSTEGACAAYYLYRRMADGPAQRGSRIPREELNSIG